From Crassaminicella indica, one genomic window encodes:
- the hemZ gene encoding coproporphyrinogen dehydrogenase HemZ, with translation MIKVLLRGHDYQYEVSELIKVFKKFQEIEFVKDEALAEDQSFLLVSKVEKQNDEYTICAKLIKNHKTIIQNSINCIKETDNQKKMRKILKQKIKLSIFHVLSKFYETNPPWGILTGIRPTKIVHELMEQNFELKQIREILKEKYQMCAEKIDLVTEIAQMERPFLATNSNDLVSMYVSIPFCPTRCIYCSFPSNPLDKGKNLIKAYLKALCYEIQEIGKILKKHNKKVETLYIGGGTPTTLTHEELEMLIKEIKKHIDLRWVKEITVEAGRPDTITIEKLMVLKREGVNRISINPQTMNQRTLDVIGRSHTAEEIIHSYNMAKQVGFDTINMDIIIGLPGETVEMVETTMKEIEKLNPENLTVHTLAVKKTSRLRANINDYPLAEEEEAIRMLEITKKYAERMNMKPYYMYRQKYMLGNLENIGYTKAYHECIYNIQIMEEKQSIIALGAGAVSKIYYKEENRLERVPNVTNVEHYISRVEEMIERKKKELNNV, from the coding sequence ATGATAAAAGTACTTTTAAGGGGACATGATTACCAATATGAAGTAAGTGAATTGATAAAGGTTTTTAAAAAATTTCAAGAGATTGAATTTGTTAAAGATGAAGCTTTGGCAGAGGACCAAAGCTTTTTATTAGTCAGCAAGGTTGAAAAGCAGAATGATGAATATACCATTTGTGCAAAACTTATAAAAAATCATAAAACAATTATACAAAATTCAATAAATTGTATTAAAGAAACAGATAACCAGAAGAAGATGAGAAAGATTTTAAAACAAAAGATAAAGCTTTCTATTTTTCATGTTTTAAGTAAGTTTTATGAAACAAATCCTCCATGGGGAATTCTTACAGGGATTAGACCTACAAAAATTGTTCATGAGTTAATGGAACAAAATTTTGAGCTTAAACAGATAAGAGAAATACTAAAAGAAAAATATCAAATGTGTGCAGAAAAGATTGATTTGGTTACAGAAATAGCACAAATGGAAAGACCTTTTCTTGCAACAAATAGTAATGATTTGGTGAGTATGTATGTGAGCATTCCATTTTGCCCAACGAGATGTATATATTGTTCTTTTCCATCTAATCCATTAGATAAAGGGAAAAATTTGATAAAAGCATATTTGAAGGCTTTGTGTTATGAAATACAAGAAATAGGGAAAATTTTAAAGAAACATAATAAAAAGGTTGAAACATTATATATTGGTGGGGGTACACCAACAACATTAACTCATGAAGAATTGGAAATGCTCATAAAAGAAATTAAAAAACATATAGATTTAAGATGGGTTAAAGAAATAACTGTAGAAGCAGGTAGGCCAGATACGATTACTATTGAAAAGCTAATGGTTTTAAAGAGAGAAGGAGTAAACAGAATTAGTATTAATCCTCAAACGATGAATCAAAGGACTCTTGATGTAATAGGACGATCTCATACAGCTGAAGAGATTATTCATTCGTATAATATGGCAAAACAAGTTGGGTTTGATACTATTAATATGGATATAATTATTGGATTACCTGGAGAGACGGTTGAAATGGTTGAGACAACCATGAAAGAAATTGAAAAGTTAAATCCTGAAAATCTTACGGTACATACATTAGCTGTAAAGAAAACTTCTCGTTTAAGAGCAAATATAAACGACTATCCTTTAGCTGAGGAAGAAGAAGCAATAAGGATGCTTGAAATTACTAAAAAGTATGCAGAAAGAATGAACATGAAGCCTTATTATATGTATCGGCAAAAATATATGCTTGGAAATCTGGAAAATATTGGATATACAAAGGCTTATCATGAGTGCATATATAATATTCAGATTATGGAGGAAAAGCAAAGTATTATTGCATTAGGTGCAGGAGCAGTATCAAAGATATATTATAAAGAAGAGAATCGATTGGAAAGAGTGCCTAATGTAACAAATGTAGAACACTATATATCTAGAGTAGAGGAAATGATAGAAAGAAAAAAGAAAGAACTAAATAATGTGTAA
- the ltrA gene encoding group II intron reverse transcriptase/maturase produces the protein MSTALRYSEYYGMQETFDWLYDRSKKRATNGLRLYEIITSRENILLAYRNIKANTGSKTKGTDGLTIADYKVKDEGTFVKEIRDTLKNYKPNSIRRVEIPKDNGKTRPLGIPTMRDRIIQQMFKQVLESICEARFHKHSYGFRPNRSTHHAMSRNQYLINIGKMHHVVDIDIKGFFDNVNHTKLLKQMYDIGIKDKRVLRIVSKMLKAPIEGIGIPTEGTPQGGILSPLLSNIVLNELDWWVSDQWETFETKYRYSRVDSKYLGLKKYSNLKEMFIVRYADDFKIYTRNHITANKIFHAIKNYLKNNLKLDISTEKSQITNLRKKSSDFLGFKIKVVKKRNKHVANTFVMEKKKEKIKSRLRDLILNIQKNPLTSTVNKYNIYIIGIKNYYKYATHINRDFSKIAYQISKTLFNRLKSIGKCEIPIKPNETYKKFNKNNFKTHKVAGLYLHPIADIQTKNVMNFSQNICNYTSQGRELIYKKLKPNVSTEIQRLMNNIYEYNTVELADNKLSKYSSQKGKCLVTGKFLCANEVEIHHIKPTELGGKDEFANLIAIHKDVHKLIHATLKETIDRYMNKLQLNVKQLKKVNKYRKECNLINLD, from the coding sequence ATGAGTACAGCATTACGATATAGCGAATATTACGGTATGCAAGAAACATTCGATTGGTTATATGATAGAAGTAAGAAAAGAGCCACTAACGGTCTTAGATTATATGAAATCATAACATCAAGAGAAAATATACTTCTTGCATATAGAAACATCAAGGCTAACACAGGAAGTAAAACTAAAGGTACTGATGGATTGACAATAGCAGATTATAAAGTCAAGGATGAAGGTACATTTGTGAAAGAAATAAGAGACACACTAAAGAATTACAAACCCAACTCGATTAGAAGGGTAGAAATCCCTAAAGATAACGGTAAAACAAGACCTTTAGGAATACCAACTATGAGAGATAGAATTATACAGCAAATGTTCAAACAAGTTCTTGAATCAATATGCGAAGCAAGATTCCACAAACATTCTTATGGATTTAGACCTAATAGGTCAACTCATCATGCTATGTCAAGAAATCAATACCTAATTAATATAGGGAAGATGCATCATGTAGTAGATATAGATATAAAAGGTTTCTTTGATAACGTAAATCATACAAAATTATTAAAACAGATGTATGATATAGGTATCAAAGATAAGAGAGTTCTTAGAATAGTTAGTAAAATGCTAAAAGCACCAATAGAAGGAATAGGGATACCAACTGAAGGTACTCCACAAGGAGGTATATTATCTCCTTTACTGTCTAATATTGTGTTAAATGAATTAGATTGGTGGGTTAGTGACCAATGGGAAACCTTTGAAACCAAATACAGATATTCAAGAGTAGACAGTAAATACTTGGGACTTAAAAAATATAGTAATCTAAAAGAAATGTTCATTGTAAGGTACGCTGATGATTTCAAAATTTACACTAGAAATCACATAACAGCAAATAAAATATTTCATGCAATTAAAAACTATTTAAAGAATAATTTGAAACTGGATATATCAACAGAAAAATCTCAAATAACAAATCTTAGAAAGAAAAGTTCAGATTTTCTAGGATTCAAGATTAAAGTAGTAAAAAAGAGAAACAAACATGTTGCTAATACATTCGTCATGGAAAAGAAAAAGGAGAAGATTAAATCAAGATTAAGAGATTTAATTTTAAATATACAAAAAAATCCTTTAACAAGTACAGTCAATAAATACAACATATATATTATAGGGATTAAAAACTACTACAAATATGCAACGCATATTAACAGAGATTTTAGTAAAATAGCCTATCAAATTTCCAAAACCCTATTCAATCGTCTAAAATCAATAGGTAAATGTGAAATTCCTATTAAACCCAACGAAACATACAAAAAGTTCAATAAAAATAACTTTAAAACACATAAGGTAGCAGGTTTATATCTCCATCCAATAGCAGACATACAGACTAAAAATGTGATGAATTTTTCACAAAATATATGTAACTATACATCTCAAGGTAGAGAATTAATATACAAGAAACTAAAACCTAATGTGTCTACTGAAATACAAAGGCTTATGAATAATATATACGAATATAATACGGTTGAATTAGCAGATAACAAACTCTCTAAATACTCATCACAGAAAGGAAAATGCTTGGTCACAGGTAAATTCTTATGTGCTAATGAAGTGGAGATACATCATATAAAGCCAACAGAATTAGGTGGAAAAGATGAATTTGCTAATCTCATAGCAATACACAAGGATGTTCACAAGTTAATACATGCAACACTAAAAGAGACGATTGATAGATATATGAACAAACTTCAATTGAACGTAAAACAGTTGAAGAAAGTAAACAAATATCGTAAAGAATGTAATTTGATTAATTTAGATTAA
- the hisS gene encoding histidine--tRNA ligase, with translation MSIKAPRGTKDVLPSDAYKWNYVEHLFRDVCTRFGYKEIRTPIFEHTELFKRGVGETTDIVQKEMYSFEDNGGRDITLKPEGTAPVVRSFIENKLYADTQPTKLFYITPCFRYERPQAGRLRAFHQFGVEVFGAINPSVDAEVIGIAMAFYKALGISNLELRINSIGCPECRGKYNKILKEYLKEKLPKLCKTCQDRYERNPMRIIDCKVESCKEQLKDIPLMIDHICDACKEDFEKLKENLSLMDIEYVVDPNIVRGLDYYTKTAFEIVSNEIGAQGTVCGGGRYDRLVEELGGPKTPGIGFGMGIERLLLTLQNNNIEIPKPKGLDIFIATIGERANKEAVRLLHKLRLEGISADKDHLNRSIKAQFKYANKLNASYTIVIGDDELDKDVVILKNMETSEQTEIQLSNIMRELKERL, from the coding sequence ATGTCAATAAAAGCACCTAGAGGTACAAAGGATGTTTTACCATCAGATGCATATAAATGGAATTACGTTGAACATTTATTTAGAGATGTCTGTACTAGATTTGGATATAAAGAAATAAGGACACCTATTTTTGAACATACTGAGTTGTTTAAACGAGGAGTAGGCGAAACTACTGATATTGTACAAAAGGAAATGTATTCCTTTGAAGACAATGGGGGAAGGGATATTACATTAAAGCCAGAAGGAACAGCTCCGGTGGTAAGAAGCTTTATTGAAAACAAACTTTATGCAGATACGCAGCCTACAAAGCTTTTTTACATAACACCATGCTTTAGATATGAAAGACCACAAGCTGGTAGATTAAGAGCTTTTCACCAATTTGGGGTTGAAGTGTTTGGTGCAATTAATCCTTCAGTTGATGCTGAAGTTATAGGTATTGCAATGGCTTTTTATAAAGCCTTAGGGATAAGTAATTTAGAACTTAGAATCAATAGTATAGGTTGTCCTGAATGTAGAGGAAAATATAATAAAATACTAAAAGAATATTTAAAAGAAAAGCTTCCAAAGCTTTGTAAAACTTGTCAAGACAGATATGAAAGAAATCCAATGCGTATTATTGATTGTAAAGTAGAATCCTGCAAGGAGCAGCTTAAAGATATTCCTTTGATGATAGATCATATATGTGATGCATGTAAGGAAGATTTCGAAAAATTAAAAGAAAATTTATCTCTTATGGATATAGAATATGTGGTAGATCCAAATATTGTTAGGGGTCTTGATTATTATACAAAAACAGCGTTTGAGATTGTTTCAAATGAAATAGGTGCACAAGGAACTGTTTGTGGAGGAGGTCGCTACGATCGTTTAGTAGAAGAATTAGGAGGACCTAAAACGCCAGGAATTGGTTTTGGCATGGGAATAGAAAGACTATTATTAACCCTTCAAAATAATAATATTGAGATTCCAAAACCAAAAGGATTAGATATATTTATTGCTACTATAGGTGAAAGGGCAAATAAAGAAGCTGTAAGACTACTACATAAATTAAGATTAGAAGGTATATCAGCTGATAAAGACCATTTAAATAGGAGTATAAAAGCTCAATTTAAGTATGCAAACAAATTAAATGCATCTTATACTATTGTAATTGGAGATGATGAATTAGATAAGGATGTAGTTATACTAAAAAATATGGAAACTAGTGAACAGACAGAGATTCAGCTTAGCAATATTATGAGAGAATTAAAAGAAAGATTATAG
- the aspS gene encoding aspartate--tRNA ligase — MAEALGNMKRTHMCGILRTNHIESEVVLMGWVQKRRDLGGLIFIDLRDRSGLVQIVFDKDVSEEAFMKAEKIRGEYVIGVKGIVRMRESINKNIPTGDIEVFASELKIFSEAQTPPIYIEDDDEVSENLRLKYRYLDLRKPRMQKNLMFRHKLAKITRDFLDENGFVEVETPMLTKPTPEGARDYLVPSRVNIGKFYALPQSPQLFKQLLMVSGMDRYFQIVKCFRDEDLRADRQPEFTQIDIEMSFVDVDDVLSINERLIQKMFKEMLNIEISLPIQRIPYREAMGRYGSDKPDVRFGFELKCLNDVVENCGFKVFSDTVKSGGDVRGININGYADSFSRKGIGKLEDFAKTYGAKGLAWIKITDAGVNSPIAKFFTDEEMNKIIERFEGKIGDLILIVADKSSVVYDALGHLRVEIAKKLDILDKNDYKLLWVTDFPLFEYDEEEGRYVAKHHPFTSPREEDVELLETEPHKVRAKAYDIVLNGVEIGGGSIRIHNSDLQQKMFKALGFTEEEAIEKFGFLLEAFKYGTPPHGGIAYGLDRLVMLLTGNDSIREVIAFPKTQNASSPMTEAPSIVDEKQLQELHIQVSLEK; from the coding sequence ATGGCAGAAGCATTAGGAAATATGAAAAGAACGCATATGTGCGGGATATTAAGAACCAATCATATAGAAAGTGAAGTTGTACTTATGGGATGGGTACAAAAAAGACGTGACTTAGGAGGTTTAATATTTATAGATTTAAGAGATCGATCAGGACTGGTACAAATTGTATTTGATAAGGATGTATCAGAAGAGGCATTTATGAAAGCTGAAAAAATTAGAGGAGAGTATGTAATCGGTGTTAAAGGAATTGTAAGAATGAGAGAATCTATCAATAAAAACATTCCAACAGGAGATATCGAAGTATTTGCAAGTGAATTAAAAATATTCTCTGAAGCTCAAACACCACCAATATATATTGAAGATGATGACGAGGTTTCAGAAAATTTAAGATTAAAATATAGATATCTTGATTTAAGAAAGCCAAGAATGCAAAAAAACCTTATGTTTAGACATAAATTAGCAAAAATCACAAGAGATTTTCTAGATGAAAATGGTTTTGTTGAAGTAGAGACTCCTATGCTTACAAAGCCTACTCCTGAAGGAGCAAGAGATTATTTAGTGCCAAGTCGTGTAAATATAGGAAAGTTTTATGCACTTCCTCAATCACCACAATTATTTAAACAGTTATTAATGGTTTCTGGTATGGATAGATATTTTCAAATTGTAAAATGTTTTAGAGATGAAGATTTGAGAGCTGATAGACAGCCTGAATTTACACAGATTGATATTGAGATGTCATTTGTAGATGTTGATGATGTATTGTCTATCAATGAAAGATTAATCCAAAAAATGTTTAAAGAAATGTTAAATATAGAAATTTCTCTTCCTATTCAAAGAATACCGTATCGCGAAGCTATGGGCAGATATGGATCAGATAAACCAGATGTAAGATTTGGATTTGAGTTAAAATGCTTAAATGATGTTGTAGAAAATTGTGGCTTTAAAGTGTTTAGCGATACAGTAAAAAGTGGAGGAGATGTACGAGGAATCAATATAAATGGTTATGCAGATTCATTTAGCAGAAAAGGGATTGGAAAATTAGAGGATTTTGCAAAAACTTATGGAGCAAAGGGTTTAGCGTGGATAAAAATTACAGATGCAGGAGTAAACTCTCCAATTGCAAAATTCTTTACCGATGAAGAAATGAATAAAATCATTGAAAGGTTTGAAGGAAAGATAGGAGATTTAATTTTAATAGTAGCAGATAAATCAAGTGTAGTATATGATGCATTAGGACACTTAAGAGTGGAGATTGCAAAAAAGCTAGATATTTTAGATAAAAATGATTATAAGCTTTTATGGGTAACAGATTTTCCACTATTTGAATATGACGAGGAGGAAGGTCGATACGTTGCAAAACATCATCCATTTACATCACCAAGAGAAGAAGATGTTGAATTATTAGAAACAGAGCCTCATAAAGTACGTGCTAAGGCTTATGATATTGTTCTGAATGGTGTTGAAATAGGTGGTGGAAGCATTAGAATTCATAATAGTGATCTTCAGCAAAAAATGTTTAAAGCTTTAGGTTTTACAGAAGAAGAAGCTATTGAAAAATTTGGATTTTTATTGGAAGCATTTAAATATGGTACACCTCCACATGGGGGAATTGCTTATGGATTAGATAGATTAGTTATGTTACTTACAGGAAATGATAGTATTAGAGAAGTGATTGCTTTCCCTAAAACACAAAATGCTTCATCTCCTATGACAGAGGCTCCATCAATAGTTGATGAAAAACAATTACAAGAGCTTCATATTCAGGTGTCATTAGAAAAATAG
- a CDS encoding SoxR reducing system RseC family protein — MIQVGKVIEILDNNRARVLMRKHAACGECGACQHGQENMNLKIIAFNASNAKVGELVEVNLETQNVLGAAFIAYVIPLFALLIGIGGGSYFLKKLGFKDHIELYAMCIGFLLTAITYTGIRLREGSFKKNKKYMPVISKIVGQ; from the coding sequence ATGATTCAAGTAGGAAAAGTAATTGAAATTTTAGATAATAATAGAGCAAGAGTATTGATGCGAAAACATGCTGCGTGTGGAGAATGTGGGGCTTGTCAGCATGGTCAAGAAAACATGAATTTAAAAATTATAGCTTTTAATGCATCAAATGCTAAGGTTGGAGAGTTAGTTGAAGTAAATTTGGAGACACAAAATGTTTTAGGGGCTGCCTTTATTGCTTATGTTATCCCATTATTTGCTCTTCTTATAGGAATTGGTGGTGGAAGCTATTTCTTGAAAAAATTAGGATTTAAAGATCATATAGAATTATATGCTATGTGTATAGGGTTTCTTTTAACAGCTATAACATATACTGGGATTAGGTTACGAGAAGGCAGCTTTAAAAAGAATAAAAAGTATATGCCTGTTATTTCAAAAATAGTAGGGCAATAA
- a CDS encoding IS1182 family transposase (programmed frameshift) — MLTKNNGYQNRIETVMIENLVSEDHLLRKINKYINFSFIYDLVEDKYCLDNGRPSIDPVVLFKMMFIGYLYGIRSERRLMEEIKYNIAYRWFLGYGITDEIPHHSTISQNRRRRFTGTDIFEKIFSNIVKQAIDNNLVLGKILYTDSTHLKANANKNKYEEKYIKVEVKEYVDDLENAINEDRINHGKKPLKKKKHEPEIKRIKSSITDPDSGFMHRDRKPKGFFYLEHRTVDAENNIITGVNVTPGNINDATPYLQILDEQIEKYGFEVKFVGLDAGYFTAPICKGLNDRNIQGAIGYRLGPHKKGKFTKNRFQYVDEWDVIMCPNLYPMHYKTTTRQGYREYISDKNNCSECPYKEKCLYDGNETRTIRLHVWEKYKDKVKRFTMYDQLGKRIYKRRKETVERSFADAKQLHGLRYARFRGIEKVKEQCLMTAAVQNMKKIAMILSSLSFNSFLNDYSHKILSYAYFIFKKDKPLKFFNGLSAT, encoded by the exons TTGTTAACTAAGAATAATGGATACCAAAATAGAATTGAAACTGTTATGATTGAGAACCTAGTTTCTGAAGATCATTTGCTTAGAAAAATCAATAAATATATTAACTTTTCATTTATATATGATTTAGTAGAAGATAAGTATTGTTTAGATAATGGAAGACCATCTATTGATCCAGTTGTTTTATTTAAGATGATGTTTATTGGATATCTTTATGGTATTCGCTCCGAAAGGAGATTAATGGAAGAAATCAAATATAATATTGCTTATAGATGGTTTTTAGGTTATGGAATTACTGATGAGATTCCTCATCATTCTACTATTAGTCAAAATAGAAGACGTAGATTTACAGGTACTGATATATTTGAAAAAATTTTTTCAAATATAGTGAAACAAGCAATAGATAATAATTTGGTATTGGGTAAAATACTATACACTGATTCTACTCATCTTAAAGCTAATGCTAATAAAAATAAGTATGAAGAAAAATATATTAAAGTTGAAGTAAAAGAATATGTTGATGATTTAGAAAATGCAATTAATGAAGATAGAATAAATCATGGTAAAAAACCTCTAAAAAAAAAGA AACATGAGCCAGAAATAAAGAGAATTAAATCTAGCATTACAGATCCTGACAGTGGTTTTATGCATAGAGATAGAAAACCCAAAGGTTTCTTCTATCTAGAACACAGAACGGTGGATGCAGAGAATAACATTATTACAGGTGTTAATGTTACTCCTGGTAATATTAATGATGCAACACCTTATCTTCAAATATTAGATGAACAAATTGAAAAATATGGTTTTGAGGTGAAATTTGTAGGACTTGATGCTGGATATTTTACTGCTCCAATTTGTAAAGGTTTAAATGATAGAAATATACAGGGTGCTATAGGTTACAGACTTGGACCACATAAAAAAGGAAAGTTTACAAAAAATAGATTTCAATATGTTGATGAATGGGATGTTATAATGTGCCCAAATCTTTATCCAATGCATTATAAAACTACTACCCGTCAGGGTTATAGGGAATATATCAGTGATAAAAATAATTGCTCTGAGTGTCCATATAAAGAAAAATGCTTATATGATGGTAATGAAACTAGAACAATTAGACTCCATGTATGGGAAAAATATAAAGATAAAGTTAAAAGGTTTACTATGTACGATCAGTTAGGGAAGCGGATTTACAAGAGAAGAAAAGAAACCGTTGAGCGAAGCTTTGCAGATGCTAAACAACTGCATGGGCTTCGCTATGCCCGCTTTCGCGGAATTGAGAAAGTCAAAGAACAATGTCTTATGACAGCAGCAGTACAAAATATGAAAAAGATAGCGATGATACTATCATCTCTATCTTTTAATTCTTTTTTGAATGATTATTCTCATAAAATATTAAGCTACGCTTATTTTATATTTAAAAAAGACAAACCACTGAAATTTTTCAATGGTTTGTCAGCAACCTGA
- a CDS encoding threonine/serine exporter family protein, which translates to MFLQFIFSFLSTLGFAILFNIPKKAIIKASIVGGTGWIAYVYSNEKFHSLIVASFIGACIVAIISEIFARKFKETVTVFIIPGIIPLVPGAGMYYTMLAVIKKDFDKFATIGSETMFVAGGIATAILIVSSITRMIFQSKENKKQKI; encoded by the coding sequence ATGTTTTTACAATTTATTTTTTCTTTTTTATCTACACTAGGCTTTGCAATATTATTTAATATTCCTAAAAAAGCTATTATTAAAGCCTCTATTGTTGGAGGTACTGGTTGGATTGCTTATGTTTATTCAAATGAAAAATTTCACTCTCTCATTGTTGCTTCTTTTATAGGAGCGTGTATTGTTGCAATAATCAGTGAAATATTTGCTAGAAAATTTAAAGAAACTGTTACTGTATTTATTATACCTGGTATCATCCCACTAGTTCCTGGTGCTGGTATGTATTATACCATGCTTGCAGTTATAAAAAAAGATTTTGATAAATTTGCTACCATTGGTAGTGAAACCATGTTTGTGGCTGGTGGTATTGCTACAGCAATCCTTATTGTATCCTCTATCACCCGAATGATTTTTCAATCAAAAGAAAATAAAAAACAAAAAATATAA